The Faecalibacter sp. LW9 genome has a segment encoding these proteins:
- a CDS encoding BT_3928 family protein, with translation MRFLVQLSRIIVGVLFIISGFVKAVDPIGLSFKLEEYFSPGVLNIPFLMDVSLPLATFFSIFEIVLGVLLLLGLFRKFTTYALLVTILFFTFLTFYSAYFNKVTDCGCFGDALKLEPWTSFYKDVVLTVLIVILVIGNRYIQPLFIQPLNIALVTIATIASIVISYIGINHLPMIDFRAYAVGKDLVHGMKSAEELGFQPTTYKTLFTLKNKLDGSTIVVDDKKYISQKLYQDVSVWEMDVDKTKNIIDQKGYEAPIHDFYFDCNGEDKTSYYLSHPKVILIVVPFAERITAAQSTRINSITNEGRAKGFEVVVVSNNPLKEVTSPICFMDQTTMKTIIRSNPGVVLISNGVVKAKYHDNDFPTVEQLAQKL, from the coding sequence ATGAGGTTCTTGGTTCAATTATCACGAATAATCGTAGGGGTATTATTCATCATTTCTGGATTTGTAAAAGCAGTAGATCCGATTGGATTAAGTTTCAAATTGGAAGAATATTTTTCACCTGGGGTTTTAAATATTCCATTTTTAATGGATGTCAGTTTACCATTAGCTACATTCTTTTCCATTTTTGAAATTGTTCTGGGCGTTTTATTGTTATTGGGATTATTCCGAAAATTTACAACTTACGCTTTATTGGTAACCATCTTATTTTTTACCTTTCTTACCTTCTACTCGGCTTATTTTAATAAAGTAACGGACTGTGGATGTTTTGGAGATGCTTTAAAATTAGAACCTTGGACATCATTTTATAAAGATGTCGTATTAACTGTTTTAATCGTTATTTTGGTAATCGGCAATCGATATATTCAACCCTTATTTATCCAACCGCTTAATATAGCTCTTGTCACGATTGCTACCATCGCTTCGATTGTCATTTCGTATATCGGGATTAATCATTTGCCAATGATTGATTTTAGAGCATATGCTGTTGGTAAAGATTTAGTCCATGGAATGAAATCTGCGGAAGAACTCGGATTCCAACCTACAACGTATAAAACGTTATTTACATTAAAGAATAAATTAGACGGGTCTACGATTGTGGTGGATGACAAAAAATACATCAGTCAAAAATTATATCAAGACGTTTCTGTTTGGGAAATGGATGTCGATAAAACCAAAAATATCATCGATCAAAAAGGATACGAAGCGCCCATCCATGATTTTTATTTTGATTGCAATGGGGAAGATAAAACATCTTATTATTTATCGCATCCCAAAGTCATTTTAATTGTCGTTCCATTTGCTGAAAGAATTACTGCTGCACAATCCACTCGAATCAATTCCATTACAAACGAAGGAAGAGCCAAAGGATTTGAAGTAGTTGTCGTTTCAAACAATCCATTAAAAGAGGTAACATCACCCATTTGTTTTATGGATCAAACCACGATGAAAACCATTATACGTTCGAATCCAGGCGTGGTTTTAATTTCCAATGGAGTGGTGAAAGCCAAATACCACGATAATGATTTCCCTACTGTTGAACAATTAGCGCAAAAATTATAA
- a CDS encoding DUF1599 domain-containing protein, whose amino-acid sequence MKNTSKQFNDIIAQCRDLYTKKLQDYGPAWRVLRLPSLTDQIFIKASRIRTLQESTERMVDEGEESEFIGIINYAIMALVQLELGFTDQPDLTTDQAVAYYDKYASMAHDLMMKKNHDYGEAWRDMRVSSITDLIYQKVLRTKSIEDNKGKTIVSEGLDANYLDMINYSIFALILINEQK is encoded by the coding sequence ATGAAAAATACGTCAAAACAATTTAACGATATCATTGCCCAATGTAGGGATTTATATACGAAAAAACTACAAGATTATGGTCCAGCATGGCGCGTATTACGATTGCCTTCGTTAACGGATCAAATTTTTATTAAAGCCAGTCGTATTCGTACGTTACAAGAATCGACAGAACGTATGGTAGATGAAGGCGAAGAAAGTGAATTCATCGGAATCATCAACTATGCCATTATGGCCTTGGTCCAATTGGAGTTAGGTTTTACGGATCAACCAGATTTAACAACTGATCAAGCGGTAGCTTATTACGATAAATACGCTAGCATGGCTCATGACCTGATGATGAAAAAAAATCATGATTATGGAGAAGCATGGCGTGATATGCGTGTTAGTTCGATAACGGATTTAATTTATCAAAAAGTTTTACGCACTAAGAGTATAGAAGATAACAAAGGAAAAACGATTGTATCGGAAGGTTTAGATGCCAATTATTTAGATATGATTAATTATTCTATTTTCGCCTTAATTTTAATAAATGAACAAAAATAA
- the folP gene encoding dihydropteroate synthase, protein MTINCNGRLIDLSEPKIMAILNTTPNSFYDGGSHVDMDSILSKVEEYIKYGAEIIDVGGYSTKPGAEEVSEEEELQRTIPVIEKLMEKYPQLILSIDTFRGNVARAAVKAGASIINDVSGFELDDEMLPAIAELRVPYILMHMKGTPQTMQDNPSYEDVTLEVNQYFSEKIARLRALKVNDIILDPGFGFAKTLAHNYELFSKMEVLGFGQYPLLVGISRKSMIYKFFRTTPQEALNGTTALNMVALQKGAKILRVHDVKEAAETLKIYHALQGKLEQ, encoded by the coding sequence ATGACAATTAATTGTAATGGTCGATTAATCGATTTAAGTGAACCTAAAATAATGGCTATTTTAAATACGACTCCCAATTCATTTTATGATGGGGGTAGCCATGTGGATATGGATTCAATTCTTTCTAAAGTAGAAGAATACATCAAGTACGGTGCAGAAATAATTGATGTAGGGGGCTATTCGACGAAGCCAGGAGCAGAAGAAGTTTCAGAGGAAGAAGAATTGCAACGTACCATACCTGTGATTGAAAAATTAATGGAAAAATATCCTCAGCTGATCCTATCGATTGATACTTTTCGTGGGAATGTGGCACGTGCCGCTGTAAAAGCTGGAGCATCCATTATAAATGATGTTTCAGGATTTGAACTGGATGATGAAATGTTACCTGCCATAGCTGAATTAAGAGTGCCTTATATTTTGATGCATATGAAAGGGACACCGCAGACAATGCAGGATAATCCATCCTATGAAGATGTCACGTTAGAAGTTAATCAGTATTTTTCTGAAAAAATTGCTCGTTTACGTGCATTAAAAGTCAATGATATTATTTTGGATCCAGGATTTGGGTTTGCCAAAACTTTAGCACATAATTATGAATTGTTTTCGAAGATGGAAGTGTTAGGATTTGGACAATATCCATTGTTGGTTGGAATTTCTAGAAAATCGATGATCTATAAATTTTTCAGAACAACACCTCAGGAAGCTTTAAATGGAACAACGGCATTGAATATGGTTGCTTTGCAAAAAGGAGCCAAAATTTTACGTGTTCATGATGTAAAAGAAGCAGCGGAAACTTTAAAAATTTATCACGCATTACAAGGAAAGCTTGAACAATAA
- a CDS encoding MBL fold metallo-hydrolase, producing the protein MNRRNLIKSIFASGLALPLLGASNAFNAPSIKAITPNALRLKLGNLELFVFSDGSNVLKEPFPLIAPQQTETEFNQARKETFLDQQPIAFSLNLLLIKKGHQYILFDTGNGLGKSENIGRLIEQMQASNIEPHRVTDIILTHAHGDHINGILLPDGSFAFKNAKYYVSKKEFDFWMNSDHASTKTILNKIQTHLTFLKQGDVLFENIKVIETPGHTPGHLAFEITQSDKTLTHIADLVHSPILVRYPEYGIKYDHDFDLAVKTRLTVLEEAYQQRQLLFAMHLPWPGLGYIDKNNHRYQWVPLTIPSNLAQIEL; encoded by the coding sequence ATGAATCGTAGAAATCTTATCAAATCGATATTCGCTTCGGGGTTGGCTCTTCCGCTATTAGGAGCTTCAAACGCTTTCAATGCTCCTTCCATAAAAGCGATAACACCCAACGCATTACGTTTAAAATTGGGTAACTTAGAACTCTTTGTATTTTCTGATGGCAGTAATGTACTAAAAGAACCTTTTCCACTCATTGCTCCACAACAAACCGAAACTGAATTTAACCAAGCACGAAAAGAAACATTTCTGGACCAACAACCGATCGCCTTTTCACTCAATCTTCTTTTGATTAAAAAGGGTCATCAATACATTTTGTTTGATACAGGAAATGGACTTGGAAAAAGTGAAAATATAGGGCGCCTTATTGAACAAATGCAAGCTTCGAATATCGAACCACATCGCGTTACCGATATTATTTTAACGCATGCACACGGGGATCATATCAACGGTATTTTGTTGCCTGATGGAAGTTTTGCATTCAAAAATGCCAAGTATTACGTGAGTAAAAAAGAATTTGATTTTTGGATGAATAGTGATCACGCTTCAACGAAAACTATTCTGAATAAAATACAAACTCACTTAACTTTTCTAAAACAAGGTGATGTTTTGTTTGAAAACATTAAAGTAATTGAAACACCGGGACATACTCCTGGACATTTGGCGTTTGAAATTACGCAATCTGATAAAACATTAACACATATTGCTGATCTTGTACACTCACCGATATTAGTCCGTTACCCAGAATATGGAATTAAATACGATCACGATTTTGACTTGGCCGTTAAAACGCGATTAACAGTTTTAGAAGAAGCTTATCAACAGCGTCAATTGCTTTTTGCGATGCATTTGCCTTGGCCAGGTTTGGGTTACATCGATAAGAATAATCATCGTTACCAATGGGTTCCATTGACGATCCCATCAAATTTGGCTCAAATCGAATTATAG